In one Arthrobacter jinronghuae genomic region, the following are encoded:
- a CDS encoding ACT domain-containing protein — protein sequence MPLPTAPSVELHVLAGEYVIARLPPASEVPAALMSAADGFISVTRTPQELSIVCPAALAPADAEIDGTWAAFYASGPIPFGLTGVVAALVAPLAAAGCPVFVVSTFDGDVLMVPSPQYEQARAWLRAAGHTLPGV from the coding sequence ATGCCCCTTCCAACCGCTCCCTCCGTGGAATTGCACGTTCTCGCCGGCGAATATGTGATCGCACGGCTTCCCCCGGCGTCGGAGGTTCCCGCCGCGCTTATGTCAGCGGCCGACGGCTTCATCTCCGTCACCCGCACCCCGCAGGAGCTTTCGATTGTCTGCCCCGCCGCGCTTGCGCCGGCGGACGCCGAAATTGACGGAACGTGGGCGGCGTTTTATGCCTCCGGTCCGATTCCCTTCGGGCTGACCGGAGTGGTGGCCGCGCTGGTCGCACCGCTCGCAGCCGCCGGCTGCCCGGTGTTTGTCGTGTCGACCTTTGACGGCGACGTCCTCATGGTCCCCTCGCCGCAGTACGAGCAGGCCCGCGCGTGGCTGCGCGCGGCAGGCCACACGCTTCCAGGGGTTTAG
- a CDS encoding MarR family winged helix-turn-helix transcriptional regulator, translating into MPMQQETADDLIRKIFALQRTLRCVTQHSADIGGPGVALQGVMRMIGEDGELRATELAAKLGVGPAGLSRHVAELEELGYVRRRPHPQDRRAYLISLTELGESVLREALTGRAVLLQEALAAWSEDQAQLASDTLGALSDALFTSIRRAPGAPEPTQETPVSDPQELATK; encoded by the coding sequence ATGCCCATGCAACAGGAAACGGCGGATGACCTGATCCGGAAGATCTTCGCCCTGCAACGGACGCTGCGGTGCGTGACCCAGCACAGCGCCGACATCGGCGGACCCGGAGTGGCACTGCAAGGCGTCATGCGGATGATCGGCGAAGACGGCGAGCTGCGGGCGACCGAGCTTGCCGCCAAACTCGGTGTCGGCCCTGCCGGACTCAGCCGCCACGTCGCAGAACTGGAAGAACTCGGTTACGTCCGGCGTCGCCCGCATCCGCAGGACCGCCGCGCCTACCTGATCAGCCTGACCGAGCTGGGGGAATCAGTCCTCCGCGAAGCACTCACTGGCCGGGCCGTCCTGCTGCAGGAAGCCCTTGCCGCCTGGTCCGAGGACCAGGCGCAGCTCGCGTCCGACACCCTTGGAGCGCTTTCCGACGCGCTCTTCACCTCCATCCGCCGAGCGCCCGGAGCCCCCGAGCCGACGCAGGAAACCCCCGTATCCGATCCGCAGGAGTTAGCAACTAAGTGA